The following proteins come from a genomic window of Deinococcus sp. KSM4-11:
- a CDS encoding EAL domain-containing protein: protein MVQPVEEAILAARAAVLDTMGSSPDSLVIVDAATLEILAVTPALQDLLHLSSPALVGRSFTDLHPPQQRSAARDILTAFTLGGTIPHERSYELGTGDGTLLPCDLRGVRLTLPGGQAVASLTVRPIQELQREDSFARQVLDNLPTELAVLGADGRYLYTNPAAIRDPEIRAGIIGRTDREYVGWRGHPQRLADRREEHFRQALSTRATVHWEELFPTSAGHRVLRRAYTPVYRPDGALDVMIGFGADITQSLAQTQRLTLLETMVDTSLDALMVINASPGDAYLTLEFGNPAFYALLQRHGMTVDSDTPLTRWPFQARDVEAILELRGKLTRQGSSPQGGGTYMLFLPDLREWLELTASPILDASGTCTHWAVDLRVVTDRHRAQDLQLRLAEANLLALRGRPLEVSLDVLLGGVTLWYPGWKTAVVYADAGRLRVQGEVLPTLRDTLKDTEPETLRALWHRRDPERSGQPLVFNDLQARLRGQLDDAQIERLGVRSTVELPLYDRDGLILGVLFAAHDTLADAPDGLTELLQLRAAALALLLERDVQRRQVEQLAYTDPLTGLMNRWTFSTHLDTELERIRRSGGQLALGLIDLDRFKHVNDGLGHVTGDELLRHLARRLETVTARHPVLALARMGGDEFALLLGDPSRLPDVIDHLKALFDEPFDLGNGIPLLLQASVGWSVAPDTARDSEALHQQADAAMYQAKRQQRFSQVFEPVKRSGFQALTLETAMRQALPRREFRLVYQPQVSSITGELYGAEALLRWTNPTLGVVTPDQFIPVAELTGLMGQLGEWVLETACREVARWASDHLTISVNVSSTQLQDARFAGHVHRALQLSGLDPHRLVLEVTETGLIDNPASARAMLQSLRDEGVRISIDDFGTGYSTLHSLRTLPVDELKIDRAFIQDIGEASREGWESRSIMRATLQLAHALDITVVAEGVELQAQADALREVGCDLHQGWLIAPGLDAVDFERFIHDWPARLAALAGSGVHKHASQP, encoded by the coding sequence ATGGTCCAGCCGGTCGAGGAGGCGATCCTGGCGGCGCGTGCGGCCGTTCTCGACACCATGGGGAGCAGTCCGGATTCACTCGTCATCGTGGACGCGGCCACACTGGAGATCCTGGCGGTCACGCCAGCCCTGCAAGACCTGTTGCACCTAAGTTCCCCGGCCCTGGTGGGCCGCTCCTTCACCGACCTCCACCCGCCACAGCAGCGCAGCGCGGCCCGCGACATCCTGACGGCCTTCACGCTCGGCGGAACCATTCCCCATGAGCGGAGTTACGAGCTTGGCACCGGAGATGGCACGCTCCTGCCCTGCGATCTGCGCGGCGTGCGGCTGACGCTGCCCGGCGGGCAGGCTGTGGCGTCACTGACTGTGCGGCCCATTCAGGAACTCCAGCGGGAGGACTCGTTCGCCCGGCAGGTGCTCGACAACCTCCCTACCGAACTGGCCGTGCTCGGTGCCGACGGACGGTACCTGTACACCAATCCGGCCGCCATCCGCGATCCCGAGATCCGGGCAGGCATCATCGGCCGGACGGATCGGGAGTACGTGGGCTGGCGCGGGCACCCCCAACGCCTGGCCGATCGGCGGGAGGAGCACTTCCGTCAGGCGCTCAGCACGCGCGCGACCGTGCACTGGGAGGAACTGTTCCCCACGTCGGCCGGGCACCGCGTACTGCGCCGGGCCTACACGCCGGTCTACCGTCCGGACGGCGCGCTGGACGTCATGATCGGGTTCGGGGCCGACATCACCCAGTCCTTGGCCCAGACCCAGCGACTGACCTTGCTGGAGACGATGGTGGACACCTCGCTGGACGCGCTGATGGTCATCAACGCCAGTCCGGGCGACGCGTACCTGACGCTGGAGTTCGGCAACCCGGCCTTCTACGCCCTGTTGCAGCGGCACGGCATGACCGTGGACAGCGACACCCCCCTGACCCGCTGGCCCTTCCAGGCCCGGGATGTGGAGGCCATCCTGGAACTGCGCGGCAAATTGACCCGCCAGGGCAGCAGTCCCCAGGGCGGCGGAACGTACATGCTGTTCCTGCCGGACCTGCGCGAGTGGCTGGAACTCACGGCCAGTCCCATCCTGGACGCGTCCGGCACCTGCACCCATTGGGCCGTCGACCTGCGGGTCGTGACGGATCGCCACCGCGCGCAGGATCTGCAACTCCGGCTGGCCGAGGCGAACCTGCTGGCCCTGCGGGGCCGGCCGCTGGAGGTGAGCCTCGACGTGTTGCTGGGCGGCGTGACGCTGTGGTATCCGGGCTGGAAGACCGCCGTGGTGTACGCCGATGCCGGGCGGTTGCGGGTGCAGGGGGAGGTGCTGCCCACCCTGCGCGACACCCTGAAGGACACGGAACCCGAGACGCTGCGGGCCCTGTGGCACCGCCGCGACCCCGAGCGCAGTGGGCAGCCCCTGGTGTTCAACGACCTGCAGGCCCGGCTGCGCGGGCAGCTGGACGACGCGCAGATCGAGCGGCTGGGCGTGCGCAGCACCGTCGAGCTGCCCCTGTACGACCGGGACGGGCTGATCCTCGGCGTCCTGTTCGCGGCCCACGACACCCTGGCCGACGCGCCAGACGGCCTGACCGAATTGCTGCAACTGCGCGCGGCGGCCCTGGCGCTGCTGCTCGAACGCGACGTGCAGCGCCGGCAGGTGGAACAGCTGGCCTACACCGATCCGCTGACCGGACTGATGAACCGCTGGACCTTCAGCACCCACCTCGACACCGAGCTGGAACGGATCCGGCGGAGCGGCGGGCAACTGGCCCTGGGCCTGATCGACCTCGACCGTTTCAAGCACGTGAACGACGGCCTGGGCCATGTCACCGGTGACGAGTTGCTGCGGCACCTGGCCCGCCGCCTGGAAACGGTCACCGCACGCCACCCGGTGCTGGCGCTGGCCCGCATGGGCGGCGACGAGTTCGCCCTGCTGCTGGGCGACCCCTCCCGGCTGCCGGACGTGATCGACCACCTGAAGGCCCTCTTCGACGAGCCCTTCGACCTCGGCAATGGAATTCCGCTGCTCCTGCAGGCGTCCGTGGGCTGGAGTGTGGCGCCGGACACCGCCCGCGATTCCGAGGCGCTACACCAGCAGGCCGACGCCGCCATGTACCAGGCCAAACGGCAGCAGCGCTTCTCCCAGGTGTTTGAACCCGTCAAACGTTCCGGCTTCCAGGCACTGACCCTGGAAACGGCGATGCGTCAGGCCCTGCCCCGCCGCGAGTTCCGTCTGGTGTACCAGCCGCAGGTGAGTTCGATCACGGGCGAGCTGTACGGCGCCGAAGCGCTGCTCCGGTGGACGAACCCGACCCTGGGGGTTGTGACGCCGGATCAGTTCATTCCGGTGGCGGAGCTCACCGGCCTGATGGGGCAACTGGGCGAGTGGGTGCTGGAAACCGCCTGCCGCGAGGTCGCCCGCTGGGCCAGCGATCACCTGACGATCAGCGTGAACGTGTCCAGTACCCAGTTGCAGGACGCGCGGTTCGCCGGGCACGTGCACCGCGCCCTGCAGCTCAGCGGCCTGGATCCACACCGCCTGGTGCTGGAGGTCACCGAGACGGGCCTGATCGACAACCCCGCGTCCGCCCGCGCCATGCTCCAGTCCCTGCGGGACGAGGGCGTCCGGATCTCCATCGACGATTTCGGCACCGGGTACTCCACCCTACACAGCCTGCGCACCCTGCCGGTCGACGAGCTGAAGATCGATCGCGCCTTCATTCAGGACATCGGGGAGGCCTCGCGGGAAGGCTGGGAGAGCCGATCGATCATGCGCGCCACGCTGCAACTCGCGCACGCGCTGGACATCACCGTGGTGGCCGAAGGCGTGGAACTCCAGGCGCAGGCGGACGCCCTGCGGGAGGTGGGCTGCGACCTGCACCAGGGCTGGCTGATCGCGCCCGGCCTGGACGCCGTGGACTTCGAGCGGTTCATCCACGACTGGCCCGCGCGGCTGGCCGCCCTGGCGGGGTCCGGCGTCCACAAGCACGCCTCCCAGCCCTGA
- a CDS encoding diguanylate cyclase has translation MRASDPPRVPADVGSLSLLRRRAYLLILPVTLLAACVTWGLSAEQPDPTFNGLALPVLALGTLLLLLGLISQRLPLRWIERGFYVLAVLIFLAKYASAVVDRGVPPDTALVEVFIWTPFVYVLAFLIESPRSALIRSVTVSVLSLLIGAYGVWIGGMPAVRLLEFHLAEGIILTLLYLLSTLKNQVLALQDQVGDLHRLAHLDPLTSTSNRRQLELQLSHEVLRSQRYGTPWCVIMFDLDDFKAVNDAYGHAVGDEVLRQTSAVMQREVRGTDLLGRWGGEEFLILAVQIDLPYALALTERLRVALEQHPMPGPGRVTASFGVAAYRDQETAEDLLARADAALYSAKAAGKNRVEGSLVKVDTPLRVPPLLNPFPVLAPAPHHDIAQATSRWLSTFDLGPQDDVSRVHFSGTFAQLAAALHPTAAADALRLMADWYCVMFLHDDRCDASGIGKDPARLRALTARLLAALKGHAPVPDDEPLAWAMSDLSRRFRDAGSDAWLDEVAAHVTAYFSSLAWEADNRARGVVPILDEYVRMRPLTAGLAIDEAFLSLVDDLHLPGEVHAHPTVQALTVHANRAVCWSNDIISLEKELQGGDVHNLVLVLRQERGLGLQDALEAAAAMYHQELERLIDVEQHLPDLGPEINVQLARYVQLQQIRVGGILEWSWRSKRYQLAPSA, from the coding sequence GTGCGAGCCTCAGATCCTCCTCGGGTTCCTGCCGATGTCGGCTCTCTGAGCCTGCTGCGCCGCCGCGCCTACCTGCTGATCCTGCCGGTCACGCTGCTGGCCGCCTGCGTGACCTGGGGACTCAGCGCCGAGCAGCCTGATCCGACCTTCAACGGCCTGGCCCTGCCGGTGCTCGCCCTGGGCACGCTGTTGCTGCTGCTGGGTCTGATCAGCCAGCGCCTGCCGCTGCGCTGGATCGAACGCGGCTTCTACGTCCTGGCGGTGCTGATCTTCCTGGCCAAATACGCCTCGGCCGTCGTCGACCGTGGCGTGCCGCCCGATACGGCGCTGGTCGAGGTGTTCATCTGGACACCGTTCGTGTACGTGCTGGCCTTCCTGATCGAAAGCCCACGCAGCGCGCTGATCCGCTCGGTGACCGTGTCCGTCCTGAGTCTGCTGATCGGCGCCTACGGCGTGTGGATCGGCGGCATGCCGGCCGTGCGCCTGCTCGAATTCCACCTGGCCGAGGGCATTATCCTGACCCTGCTGTACCTGCTGTCCACCCTGAAAAACCAGGTGCTGGCCCTCCAGGATCAGGTGGGCGACCTGCACCGCCTGGCCCACCTGGATCCCCTGACCAGCACGAGCAACCGGCGGCAACTGGAGTTGCAGCTCAGTCACGAGGTGCTGCGCAGCCAGCGCTACGGCACGCCCTGGTGCGTGATCATGTTCGATCTTGACGATTTCAAGGCTGTGAACGACGCGTACGGCCACGCGGTCGGTGACGAGGTGCTGCGGCAGACCTCGGCCGTGATGCAGCGCGAGGTGCGCGGCACCGACCTGCTGGGCCGCTGGGGCGGGGAGGAATTCCTGATCCTGGCCGTGCAGATCGACCTGCCCTACGCGCTGGCCCTTACCGAGCGGCTGCGTGTGGCCCTGGAACAGCATCCCATGCCGGGGCCAGGTAGGGTCACCGCGAGTTTCGGCGTGGCCGCCTACCGCGATCAGGAGACCGCCGAGGATTTGCTCGCGCGCGCCGATGCCGCCCTGTACAGCGCCAAGGCGGCGGGCAAGAACCGGGTGGAAGGTTCGCTGGTGAAGGTGGACACGCCGCTGCGGGTGCCGCCGCTGCTCAACCCCTTCCCGGTGCTCGCGCCCGCCCCGCACCACGACATCGCCCAGGCGACCAGCCGCTGGCTGTCCACCTTCGACCTGGGGCCGCAGGACGACGTGTCCCGCGTGCACTTCTCGGGCACCTTCGCGCAGCTCGCCGCCGCCCTGCACCCCACGGCCGCCGCCGACGCGCTGCGCCTGATGGCCGACTGGTACTGCGTGATGTTCCTGCACGACGACCGCTGCGACGCGTCGGGCATCGGGAAGGATCCGGCGCGCCTGCGCGCCCTGACCGCCCGCCTGCTGGCCGCCCTGAAAGGCCACGCCCCGGTGCCCGACGATGAACCGCTCGCCTGGGCGATGTCCGACCTGAGCCGACGCTTCCGTGACGCGGGCAGCGACGCGTGGCTGGACGAGGTCGCAGCCCACGTCACCGCGTACTTCAGCTCCCTGGCCTGGGAAGCGGACAACCGCGCCAGGGGCGTGGTGCCGATCCTGGACGAGTACGTCCGCATGCGGCCCCTGACGGCCGGACTGGCGATCGACGAGGCCTTCCTGAGTCTCGTCGACGACCTGCACCTGCCCGGTGAGGTGCATGCGCACCCGACCGTCCAGGCACTCACCGTGCATGCCAACCGCGCCGTGTGCTGGTCGAACGACATCATCTCGCTCGAGAAGGAGTTGCAGGGCGGGGACGTCCACAATCTGGTGCTCGTGCTGCGCCAGGAACGGGGCCTGGGCCTGCAGGACGCCCTGGAGGCGGCCGCCGCTATGTACCACCAGGAACTGGAACGGCTGATCGATGTCGAACAGCACCTGCCGGATCTGGGGCCGGAGATCAACGTCCAGCTGGCCCGCTACGTGCAGCTGCAACAGATCCGGGTGGGTGGCATCCTGGAGTGGTCGTGGCGGTCGAAACGCTATCAGCTGGCGCCGTCGGCCTGA
- a CDS encoding glycoside hydrolase family 2 protein, whose product MTHATAARHALTDWTVQALPDAAAPLSPHAPTMPLAASVPGTVHLDLLRHGVIPDPYDGLNELDVQWVGETVWAYDATFDLSPEQLAAPHLDLCLDGLDTLCTVILNGQVILTTDNMFIPWRVDLRRHAQPGVNTLVLRFDPALAHGRALEAEHGRRAVWNGDPSRVYVRKAQYHYGWDWGPTLLTAGPWKDVFVHAYALRLDAVRTAFTVSDDLGQATLTVEASPVGTLQPGDTVEVELKDSRGERVGHLSLPASAARGSIVLPAPELWWPRGYGDQPLYTVSVSLQRGNTVFDQLDRRVGARHLRLAQEPVAGESGTSFTFVVNGVPIFAGGANWIPEDLLLNRVSAAQYRTRLQQAADAHMVMIRVWGGGLYESDVFYDICDELGLLVWQDFLFACGMYPAYPAMLESVRDEARAAVTRLRHHACLALWCGNNEDYQIAESVGASGSGAEPGSFDALTIYEHLLPEVVAALNPEVPYWPGSPSGGVRSSDPTVGDRHTWEVWHGNMAPHRDYGRYEGRFVSEFGMQSPPSRHTIETFTRPGNRAAHSRVFEHHNKAADPLGRADGQRRIAVYLSDAFQPARSFEEYVYQARVVQADAMVSAYRAFRGRWGQDGARAVSGALVWQLNDCWPVTSWAIIDSSGVPKPAYYAIKRELAPLAVQARRDGLTVQAWVVSSLLEDAPVELRLDVYTLGGDHLTGRVTSMLAAANAVTALPDEASSPDTVVILRLVRGDMELSRAALWPEPLKYYDLPDPGLRATRQGRTVTIETTRPAHAVWVDAGPVRLSDNHLDLRPGERVTLTLDGDLDGGDLCVQAVGGTPVQALSAPTGTDGSTVR is encoded by the coding sequence ATGACCCACGCCACTGCCGCCCGCCACGCCCTCACCGATTGGACCGTCCAGGCCCTGCCAGACGCCGCCGCTCCCCTGTCCCCGCACGCCCCCACGATGCCCCTGGCGGCCAGTGTGCCCGGCACGGTGCACCTCGACCTGCTCCGGCACGGCGTCATCCCCGACCCGTACGACGGCCTGAACGAGCTGGACGTGCAGTGGGTGGGGGAGACCGTCTGGGCGTACGACGCCACCTTCGACCTGAGTCCGGAACAGCTCGCTGCGCCACACCTCGACCTGTGCCTGGACGGCCTGGATACGCTCTGCACCGTCATCCTGAACGGCCAGGTGATCCTGACCACCGACAACATGTTCATTCCCTGGCGCGTCGACCTTCGCCGGCACGCGCAGCCCGGCGTGAACACCCTCGTCCTGCGCTTCGATCCCGCCCTGGCCCACGGCCGCGCCCTGGAGGCCGAACACGGCCGGCGGGCCGTGTGGAACGGCGATCCCAGCCGCGTGTATGTCCGCAAGGCGCAATACCACTACGGCTGGGACTGGGGACCGACCCTGCTCACGGCCGGGCCGTGGAAAGACGTCTTCGTACACGCCTACGCCCTTCGTCTCGATGCTGTCCGTACCGCGTTCACCGTCAGCGACGACCTGGGACAGGCCACGCTGACGGTAGAGGCGTCTCCAGTGGGTACGTTGCAGCCCGGCGATACCGTCGAGGTGGAACTCAAGGATTCGCGGGGCGAGCGGGTCGGTCACCTGAGCCTTCCCGCCAGCGCCGCGCGCGGCAGCATCGTCCTCCCTGCCCCCGAGCTGTGGTGGCCGCGCGGGTATGGCGACCAGCCGCTCTACACCGTGTCCGTGTCGCTCCAGCGGGGGAACACCGTCTTCGACCAACTGGACCGCCGGGTGGGGGCGCGGCACCTGCGGCTCGCGCAGGAACCGGTGGCCGGCGAGTCCGGCACCAGCTTCACCTTCGTCGTGAACGGCGTTCCCATCTTCGCGGGTGGAGCGAACTGGATTCCTGAAGACCTGCTGCTGAACCGCGTGAGCGCGGCCCAGTACCGGACGCGCCTGCAGCAGGCGGCCGACGCGCACATGGTCATGATCCGCGTGTGGGGCGGCGGCCTGTACGAATCCGACGTCTTCTACGACATCTGCGATGAACTGGGGTTGCTCGTGTGGCAGGACTTCCTGTTCGCCTGCGGCATGTACCCCGCGTACCCCGCGATGCTCGAGTCCGTGCGGGACGAAGCGCGGGCGGCCGTGACGCGCCTGCGGCACCACGCCTGCCTGGCCCTGTGGTGCGGCAACAACGAGGACTACCAGATCGCCGAATCCGTGGGCGCCAGCGGTTCAGGCGCTGAGCCCGGCTCCTTCGACGCCCTGACCATCTACGAGCACCTGCTGCCCGAGGTGGTCGCCGCCCTCAACCCGGAAGTGCCGTACTGGCCCGGCAGTCCCAGCGGCGGCGTCCGGTCGTCCGATCCCACGGTGGGTGACCGGCACACCTGGGAGGTCTGGCACGGCAACATGGCCCCCCACCGCGATTACGGCCGATACGAGGGCCGGTTCGTCAGCGAGTTCGGCATGCAGTCGCCGCCCAGCCGGCACACCATCGAGACCTTCACCCGTCCCGGGAACCGCGCTGCACACAGCCGCGTATTCGAGCACCACAACAAGGCCGCCGATCCGCTGGGCCGCGCCGATGGACAGCGCCGGATCGCCGTGTACCTCTCGGACGCCTTCCAGCCCGCCCGCAGCTTCGAGGAGTACGTGTACCAGGCGCGGGTGGTGCAGGCCGACGCGATGGTCAGCGCATACCGTGCGTTCCGGGGCCGCTGGGGCCAGGACGGTGCGCGGGCAGTGTCGGGCGCGCTGGTGTGGCAACTCAACGATTGCTGGCCGGTCACGAGCTGGGCGATCATCGACTCCAGCGGTGTGCCCAAACCCGCGTATTACGCGATCAAGCGGGAACTCGCGCCGCTGGCCGTGCAGGCGCGCCGGGATGGACTGACCGTCCAGGCCTGGGTGGTCAGCTCGCTTCTCGAGGACGCCCCGGTGGAGCTCAGGCTGGACGTCTACACCCTGGGCGGGGATCACCTGACGGGCCGGGTGACGTCCATGCTGGCCGCCGCGAACGCGGTGACGGCGCTGCCAGATGAGGCCAGTTCGCCGGACACCGTGGTCATCCTGCGCCTCGTGCGGGGGGACATGGAGCTCAGCCGCGCGGCGCTGTGGCCCGAGCCACTCAAGTACTACGATCTCCCCGATCCGGGGCTGCGCGCGACCCGGCAGGGTCGTACCGTCACCATCGAGACCACCCGGCCCGCCCACGCGGTCTGGGTGGACGCCGGCCCGGTCAGGCTCAGTGACAACCACCTCGACCTGCGGCCCGGCGAGCGCGTCACGCTGACCCTGGACGGTGATCTGGATGGGGGCGACCTCTGCGTACAGGCCGTCGGTGGGACGCCCGTACAGGCCCTGTCCGCTCCGACGGGCACCGATGGGTCGACGGTACGATGA